The following coding sequences lie in one Arthrobacter sp. SLBN-122 genomic window:
- a CDS encoding aromatic ring-hydroxylating oxygenase subunit alpha — translation MTASVNVPLNSRGKLAASLPAEQLAEITALFEFRRTGYSLDAPFYTDRSIFNIDMEAIFGQHWIFAASTAELPEPGDYVTVDYGPYSLIVLRNDDGGVNVLHNVCRHRGARVLTEAAGSTGNLVCGYHSWTYSPEGNLIHASAPGETKFDKSCFGLKRAHGREVAGLIFVCLADEPPADFDETAKIFEPYLAPHDLSKTKVAYQQNIIEEGNWKLVMENNRECYHCDGHPELACSLFPTWGLTEGLIPAHLEEVWDRNKQAEASLEERCRRYGLPYEVVEQLDTRIAGIRISREPLDGEGESFSADGRRLSKKLLGDLPDFRLGRCSMHLQPNSWFHFLGDHVITFGVFPINEHQSLVRTTWLVADDAVEGVDYDLEKLTYTWKQTNLQDKAFVELCQQGAGSPAYEPGPYMKSEYQVEAFINWYVQRVQEHLA, via the coding sequence ATGACTGCTTCAGTGAACGTCCCCCTCAATTCACGCGGAAAACTCGCTGCCTCATTGCCTGCCGAGCAACTGGCAGAGATCACCGCCCTGTTTGAGTTCCGGCGCACCGGCTACTCCCTCGATGCCCCCTTCTACACCGATCGTTCGATCTTCAACATCGACATGGAGGCGATCTTCGGCCAGCACTGGATCTTTGCCGCCAGCACCGCCGAACTGCCGGAGCCGGGCGACTACGTCACCGTTGACTACGGGCCCTACTCCCTGATTGTGCTGCGGAACGACGACGGCGGCGTGAACGTCCTGCACAACGTATGCCGCCACCGCGGCGCCCGCGTTCTCACCGAAGCTGCCGGGTCAACCGGAAACCTTGTCTGCGGCTACCACTCCTGGACCTATTCCCCGGAGGGCAACCTGATCCATGCCTCCGCGCCGGGGGAAACGAAGTTCGACAAGAGCTGCTTTGGCCTCAAGCGCGCCCACGGCCGTGAGGTCGCCGGCCTGATCTTCGTCTGCCTTGCGGATGAACCGCCGGCAGACTTCGACGAAACCGCAAAGATCTTCGAGCCCTACCTGGCGCCCCACGATCTCTCGAAGACAAAGGTCGCCTACCAGCAGAACATCATCGAAGAGGGCAACTGGAAGCTCGTCATGGAGAACAACCGTGAGTGCTACCACTGCGACGGCCACCCTGAGCTCGCCTGCTCCCTCTTCCCGACCTGGGGCCTGACGGAAGGCCTGATCCCGGCGCACCTTGAGGAGGTGTGGGACCGTAACAAGCAAGCCGAGGCCTCGCTCGAGGAGCGTTGCCGCCGCTACGGCCTTCCCTACGAGGTGGTGGAGCAGCTGGACACGCGCATCGCGGGAATCCGCATTTCACGGGAACCCCTCGATGGCGAGGGTGAATCCTTCTCCGCTGACGGGCGGAGGCTTTCCAAGAAGCTGCTCGGTGACTTGCCCGACTTCCGCCTTGGCCGCTGCTCAATGCACCTGCAGCCCAACAGCTGGTTCCATTTCCTCGGCGACCACGTCATCACGTTCGGTGTCTTCCCCATCAACGAACACCAGAGCCTGGTACGCACCACGTGGCTGGTGGCTGACGACGCCGTGGAAGGCGTCGACTACGACCTGGAGAAGCTCACCTACACCTGGAAGCAGACGAACCTGCAGGACAAGGCGTTCGTGGAGCTGTGCCAGCAGGGTGCCGGCAGCCCCGCCTATGAGCCCGGTCCCTACATGAAGAGCGAATACCAGGTGGAGGCGTTCATCAACTGGTACGTGCAGCGCGTGCAGGAGCACTTGGCATGA
- a CDS encoding PP2C family protein-serine/threonine phosphatase: MVSPPEIRRAVVIEDDPDIRGLLVRVLVKQGFDVTQAGAGLPGVEEVRRTKPDLVTLDLNLPDLDGLEVCKLLREFSDAFIVMLTARADELDKLTGLDNGADEYISKPFSPRELQSRINALFRRRPSAAAESAARGELERATEVQQSLLPKEDIRVDGYDVAGLFRPSRSVGGDFYDWYQTPDGLHLTFADAMGKGMGAALIAATVRAVMRSTGLRQDLDAGFAAASKAIAADLDSSNSFVTLFHARLDAASGKVSYVDAGHGLALHVQPSGPADRLPSAGPPVGAWPGTQWPQADLELAPGDSLVVVSDGVLDVFGTVEDFADAVQQATQSAGSAQEASTSILGLAPAETAEDDVTVVVVRRLPLEAAA, encoded by the coding sequence ATGGTCTCTCCCCCTGAAATCCGCCGTGCCGTGGTCATTGAAGATGACCCGGACATCCGAGGGCTGCTGGTCCGCGTCCTGGTCAAGCAGGGCTTCGACGTCACCCAGGCCGGTGCAGGGTTGCCGGGCGTGGAGGAGGTCCGCCGCACCAAGCCGGACCTGGTGACTCTGGACCTGAACCTGCCGGACCTTGACGGGCTGGAGGTGTGCAAGCTCCTGCGGGAATTCTCTGACGCATTCATCGTGATGCTCACCGCCCGTGCGGACGAACTCGACAAGCTGACCGGCCTGGACAACGGCGCCGACGAATACATCAGCAAACCGTTCAGCCCCCGGGAACTGCAGTCCCGCATCAATGCCCTGTTCCGGCGCCGTCCCTCGGCTGCAGCCGAATCCGCGGCCCGGGGCGAGCTGGAACGCGCCACCGAAGTGCAGCAAAGCCTCCTGCCCAAGGAAGATATCCGGGTTGACGGTTACGACGTCGCCGGCCTCTTCCGCCCGTCCCGCAGCGTGGGCGGGGACTTCTACGACTGGTACCAGACGCCCGACGGGCTGCACCTTACCTTTGCCGATGCCATGGGCAAGGGCATGGGCGCAGCGCTGATCGCGGCAACAGTCCGGGCAGTGATGCGCTCCACCGGCCTGCGGCAGGACCTGGACGCCGGGTTCGCGGCCGCCAGCAAGGCGATCGCCGCGGACCTGGACTCCTCCAATTCCTTCGTCACCCTGTTCCACGCCCGCCTTGACGCGGCCTCCGGCAAGGTGAGCTATGTCGACGCCGGGCACGGCCTTGCGCTGCACGTCCAGCCAAGCGGCCCGGCAGACCGCCTCCCCTCGGCAGGACCGCCGGTTGGCGCCTGGCCGGGAACCCAGTGGCCGCAGGCGGACCTGGAACTCGCCCCCGGCGATTCGCTGGTGGTGGTCAGCGACGGAGTGCTGGATGTTTTCGGAACCGTGGAGGACTTCGCCGACGCGGTGCAGCAGGCAACCCAGTCCGCAGGTTCGGCGCAGGAAGCCAGCACCTCCATCCTTGGCCTCGCCCCCGCCGAGACGGCCGAAGACGATGTCACGGTGGTTGTGGTCCGGCGCCTGCCCCTGGAAGCCGCGGCGTGA
- the uraD gene encoding 2-oxo-4-hydroxy-4-carboxy-5-ureidoimidazoline decarboxylase: protein MKLAEFNAAGSAAAQATLRPCIDVSRWVEAVAAARPFSSRNQLLEFAAQAANPFTRAEVEAAMAHHPRIGERPTAASTEASMSRSEQAGVDPADAAAAEALARGNREYEEKFGRVFLIRAAGRTAPEILRALNQRLTNSPGQEDTIVAQQLREIAVLRLEGLISE from the coding sequence ATGAAGCTTGCCGAATTCAACGCCGCCGGTTCCGCTGCGGCCCAGGCCACCCTCCGGCCCTGCATCGACGTCAGCCGCTGGGTGGAGGCGGTGGCGGCAGCACGGCCGTTCAGCAGCCGTAACCAGCTGCTGGAGTTCGCCGCCCAGGCAGCAAATCCCTTCACCCGCGCAGAGGTTGAAGCCGCCATGGCCCATCATCCCAGGATCGGGGAACGTCCGACGGCGGCCAGCACCGAAGCGTCCATGTCCCGTTCCGAGCAGGCCGGGGTGGACCCCGCGGATGCTGCGGCGGCCGAGGCCCTGGCCCGGGGGAACCGCGAGTATGAGGAGAAGTTCGGCCGGGTCTTCCTGATCCGGGCCGCCGGCCGCACCGCCCCGGAGATCCTGCGGGCCCTGAACCAGCGGCTCACCAACTCCCCCGGCCAAGAAGACACCATCGTGGCCCAGCAGCTGCGCGAGATCGCCGTACTGCGGCTTGAAGGACTGATCAGCGAATGA
- a CDS encoding ATP-binding protein, whose amino-acid sequence MTEVLASRSFRGPAAEDAIESVHNDLDSLWLDVPFVNDMDQMTFTTAVIESASNIVQHAQPAGDREVELGVETTVQPALLQARVSAYYAKPPFGPMEPATPGDDAESGRGLALIEALVTTVTFERQGATNTWVLSRTSSQD is encoded by the coding sequence ATGACTGAGGTCCTGGCCTCGCGCAGCTTCCGGGGGCCCGCTGCCGAGGACGCCATTGAGTCGGTCCACAACGACCTGGACAGCCTCTGGCTGGACGTTCCGTTCGTCAATGACATGGACCAGATGACGTTTACGACGGCGGTCATTGAGTCCGCGTCCAACATCGTCCAGCACGCGCAGCCCGCCGGTGACCGGGAAGTGGAACTTGGGGTGGAGACCACCGTGCAGCCCGCACTGCTCCAGGCCCGGGTGAGCGCCTACTACGCCAAGCCGCCGTTCGGCCCCATGGAGCCGGCCACGCCGGGCGACGACGCCGAGTCCGGACGGGGCCTGGCGCTGATCGAGGCGCTGGTCACCACGGTCACCTTCGAGCGCCAGGGCGCCACCAACACCTGGGTGTTGTCCAGGACGTCCTCCCAGGATTAG
- a CDS encoding ferredoxin reductase — translation MIELLTETAIQEPQRIRGLEMPWNRVMGSPETPARAARALGPWHPQEFMAECVETVPEAGAMMTFVFRRCDGAPLAFRAGQYVNVAFPVNGEDQEPVDRSYSLSSSPTQPWTFSITVKCDPTGLVSPWVHENVRPGTILEMLGPVGAFHLPDADRRARYLLLAAGAGITPVMSMVRTIHSLPGHADVVVLYHGSDAGGFAFHRELAYIASVDSRFKVHYSLGDRSVPERWEGLRGRLTAAMLEEVAPDANGRQVYACGPEGYLNTATELLQKVGVDDTSIYMEFFSGDRQTLLEYQAEVALATDIAEEIAEEIADSAEDYFEGQPAAFGLYEPGYDADGTLEASGLPLEISDPEAPGSDPAVDSPGMEPEAGSPDASSFDTVGTGSLTMSFMRTGINVRIDPTEHILEVAQRAGVRIGANCKEGMCGSCKVVKLSGEVEMNHQGGIRAREISAGKFLPCCSTAQTDLVIDA, via the coding sequence ATGATTGAACTCCTCACCGAAACGGCAATCCAGGAACCACAGCGAATCCGCGGTCTGGAGATGCCGTGGAACAGGGTGATGGGAAGCCCGGAGACACCCGCCCGGGCAGCCCGCGCATTGGGGCCATGGCACCCCCAGGAGTTCATGGCCGAATGCGTCGAGACTGTTCCCGAGGCCGGTGCCATGATGACCTTCGTGTTCCGCCGCTGTGACGGTGCACCCCTTGCATTCCGTGCGGGCCAGTACGTGAACGTTGCATTTCCGGTCAATGGCGAAGACCAGGAGCCGGTAGACCGCAGCTACTCGCTGTCCAGCTCACCCACCCAGCCGTGGACCTTCAGCATCACCGTCAAGTGCGACCCCACAGGACTGGTCTCGCCCTGGGTGCACGAGAACGTCAGACCCGGCACCATCCTTGAGATGCTGGGACCGGTGGGAGCCTTCCACCTGCCCGACGCTGACCGGCGGGCACGGTATCTCCTGCTTGCCGCCGGCGCAGGCATCACTCCGGTCATGTCCATGGTCCGGACCATCCACTCACTGCCCGGGCACGCCGATGTTGTTGTGCTTTACCACGGCTCGGATGCCGGCGGCTTTGCCTTCCACCGGGAGCTGGCCTATATCGCCTCCGTGGACTCTCGTTTCAAGGTCCACTACTCCCTGGGCGACCGCAGCGTACCGGAGCGGTGGGAAGGGCTTAGAGGAAGGCTGACGGCGGCCATGCTCGAGGAGGTGGCCCCCGATGCCAACGGCCGCCAGGTGTACGCCTGTGGTCCCGAGGGCTACTTGAACACCGCCACCGAGCTCCTCCAAAAGGTCGGCGTCGATGACACTTCCATCTACATGGAGTTCTTCTCGGGAGACCGCCAGACGCTCCTTGAATACCAGGCGGAGGTGGCGCTGGCAACGGACATTGCAGAGGAAATCGCCGAGGAAATCGCTGATTCCGCCGAGGACTACTTTGAAGGCCAGCCCGCAGCGTTCGGGCTCTACGAGCCCGGCTACGACGCCGACGGGACCCTGGAGGCCTCGGGGCTGCCACTGGAAATCAGTGACCCGGAAGCACCCGGCTCCGACCCCGCCGTCGACAGCCCGGGCATGGAGCCGGAAGCCGGTTCCCCGGATGCCTCAAGCTTCGACACCGTGGGAACAGGCAGCCTCACCATGTCCTTCATGCGTACCGGCATCAATGTCCGGATCGACCCCACCGAGCACATTCTCGAAGTGGCCCAGCGTGCGGGCGTCAGGATTGGCGCGAACTGCAAGGAAGGCATGTGCGGCTCCTGCAAGGTCGTCAAGCTTTCAGGGGAGGTCGAAATGAACCACCAGGGCGGGATCCGGGCGCGGGAAATCTCTGCAGGCAAGTTCTTGCCCTGCTGCTCCACGGCCCAGACGGACCTGGTGATAGATGCCTAG
- the uraH gene encoding hydroxyisourate hydrolase → MSVSHVTTHILDTGAGRPAAGVAVVLLKNDGGTWQELAASSTDADGRAKDLGPEQLEPGHYKLNFATGKYYAGLGTATFFPEVDLVFEVTGPEHYHVPLLLSPFAYSTYRGS, encoded by the coding sequence ATGAGCGTTTCCCACGTCACCACCCACATCCTTGACACCGGTGCCGGGCGCCCGGCGGCGGGGGTCGCCGTCGTCCTTTTGAAGAACGACGGCGGCACCTGGCAAGAGCTGGCGGCGTCCAGCACGGATGCGGACGGCCGGGCGAAGGACCTGGGGCCGGAGCAGCTGGAACCCGGGCACTACAAGCTGAACTTCGCCACGGGCAAGTACTACGCCGGACTGGGGACGGCAACGTTCTTCCCCGAGGTGGACCTGGTCTTCGAAGTCACCGGCCCCGAGCATTACCACGTGCCCCTGCTCCTGAGCCCGTTCGCCTACTCCACCTACCGCGGCAGCTAA
- a CDS encoding IclR family transcriptional regulator, which yields MASKRDPESDIDADGGQSGGVQSVERALTVLEILAREGHAGVSEIAEEMGIHKSTVSRLIGSLVSREMVHQNTERGKYQLGFGILRLASSIPGRLSLVHEARPVLESLAEEFKETVNLAVLRSNYAVNVDQAMGPSTLATYDWVGSLTPLHATSSGKVLLAALDAGERDRILKEAGLGERTSRTITSRKELDAQLLEVAAKGYAVVREEFEIGLNAVAVPVYNHQGEVLGALSISGPAFRFDPEQTPGLLEKLKEAGLKVSANMGYTHR from the coding sequence ATGGCTTCGAAGAGAGATCCTGAATCCGATATCGATGCCGACGGCGGCCAGTCCGGCGGGGTGCAGTCCGTGGAGCGCGCCCTGACGGTCCTGGAAATCCTGGCCCGGGAGGGGCATGCCGGGGTGAGCGAGATCGCCGAGGAGATGGGGATCCATAAATCCACCGTGTCGCGGCTGATCGGGTCCCTGGTAAGCCGGGAGATGGTCCATCAGAACACGGAGCGCGGAAAGTACCAGCTCGGGTTTGGCATCCTGCGCCTGGCCAGCTCCATTCCCGGGCGGCTCAGCCTGGTCCACGAGGCACGGCCCGTCCTGGAAAGCCTGGCGGAGGAATTCAAGGAAACCGTCAACCTCGCCGTCCTGCGTTCAAACTACGCGGTGAACGTGGACCAGGCCATGGGCCCCTCCACGCTGGCCACCTACGACTGGGTGGGAAGCCTGACACCGCTGCACGCCACGTCCAGCGGAAAAGTCCTCCTGGCCGCCCTGGATGCCGGCGAAAGGGACCGCATCCTGAAGGAGGCCGGGCTGGGGGAACGCACTTCCCGGACCATCACCAGCCGCAAGGAACTCGACGCACAGCTGCTCGAGGTGGCTGCCAAGGGGTACGCCGTGGTGCGCGAGGAGTTCGAGATTGGCCTCAATGCAGTTGCGGTGCCCGTCTACAACCACCAGGGTGAGGTTCTTGGCGCCCTCAGCATCTCAGGCCCGGCCTTCCGCTTCGACCCCGAGCAGACTCCGGGCCTGCTGGAGAAGCTCAAGGAAGCCGGACTCAAGGTCAGTGCCAACATGGGCTACACGCACCGCTGA
- a CDS encoding LysR family transcriptional regulator, which translates to MIDPRLITLRVFARCGTIGATAELTGYSASAVSAQLRELQRVLGMQLLTKDGRGLRLTATGRFLVAGTDPLIAEWERLRAAAMEAGDQVQSHFGLGGFSSAAAHLLAPLAATLRSTRPMLEVQVLEADPARCFDLLVAERIDLAVIVAMQSGSYGEDDPRFEQKVLLDDPLDVIIPGDHPLASRGTATLEELASEPWITEAAGSTYHSLFTAAFTAVGVTPRIAHEAVEWETHIAFVGAGLGVGLLPRLAPLHGAENVVRLRITGKAKPTRRIVAAVRRGSIASPLIQESLDILQVNANRILTSRLDEDL; encoded by the coding sequence ATGATCGATCCGCGGCTCATCACTCTCCGGGTGTTTGCCCGCTGTGGCACCATCGGCGCCACCGCGGAACTTACCGGCTACTCTGCCTCCGCCGTCTCCGCTCAATTGCGGGAGCTCCAGCGCGTGCTTGGAATGCAGCTGCTGACGAAAGACGGCCGGGGCTTGCGGCTTACCGCCACGGGACGTTTTCTCGTGGCGGGCACGGATCCCCTTATTGCCGAGTGGGAGAGGCTGCGCGCCGCAGCCATGGAGGCCGGCGACCAGGTGCAGTCCCACTTTGGCCTCGGTGGATTCTCCTCTGCAGCCGCCCACTTGCTCGCGCCGCTGGCCGCCACTCTGCGCTCAACACGCCCCATGCTGGAGGTACAGGTTCTGGAGGCTGATCCGGCCCGCTGCTTCGACTTGTTGGTTGCGGAACGAATCGACCTTGCAGTCATTGTTGCCATGCAGTCCGGCAGTTATGGCGAGGATGACCCGCGCTTCGAGCAGAAAGTCCTGCTCGATGATCCGCTGGACGTGATCATTCCCGGTGACCATCCCTTGGCCTCACGGGGAACAGCGACGCTTGAAGAGCTGGCGTCGGAACCATGGATTACGGAGGCCGCCGGTTCCACTTACCATTCGCTCTTCACCGCGGCGTTCACGGCAGTTGGGGTGACACCGCGGATTGCCCATGAGGCCGTTGAATGGGAAACCCACATCGCATTCGTCGGTGCGGGGCTGGGCGTCGGGCTGTTGCCCCGGCTGGCACCGTTGCACGGTGCCGAAAATGTGGTTCGGCTGCGCATCACCGGGAAGGCAAAACCCACGCGCCGCATTGTGGCCGCGGTGCGCAGGGGCAGCATCGCCTCACCCCTGATCCAGGAGTCGCTCGACATCCTGCAGGTCAACGCCAACCGGATCCTCACCAGCCGGCTCGACGAGGATCTTTGA
- a CDS encoding glycosyltransferase family 2 protein → MTRFWTRLVVVLTVLTGLNYIAWRWMASLNWEAWWIALPLVVAETYSLIDVMLFGMTVWKLKIRKGAPAPPHDATVDVFITTYNEDLDMVLTTALAAQKIRHPHSTWILDDGARPELQALAEQHGLGYVTRSGDWTKDLPRHAKAGNLNNALMVTHGEFLLILDADQIPEPDILEKTLGYFNNRRVALVQTPQYFSNVPADDPLGSQAPLFYGPIQQGKDGWNAAFFCGSNAILRREALMQLGLVGYVKETEKSIRRALAASRAAIKQARKSADVDSPLVAEVLDEVEAATREAQEEVDAGRPLGEVTYRVRRRVDAAVQTLVQADVAALQADLEEIAAMELAHVGESGVPVVADDAVQRMSARDWSPLGALESVQAVLDALTVERSDEAQPVMPLATISVTEDMATAMRMHAMGWESVYHHEILAYGLAPEDIATMLTQRLRWAQGTIQVLLRENPLVQKGLKLGQRLMYFATMWTYLSGFAAVIYFAAPIIYLLLGILPVSSLSWDFFIRFIPFMVVNQLLFAVAGRGIPTWRGQQYSLALFPTWIKACTTAARNVWFGRPLGFAVTPKARQSGGPSWSLIRPQIVVSILLAVAAAVGIIRLATGLAEPLGTLVNVVWVVFDLVVMSILVRAVLYKGYEPAAEPANREEP, encoded by the coding sequence GTGACCCGTTTCTGGACCCGGTTGGTGGTTGTCCTCACCGTCCTGACCGGCCTGAATTACATCGCGTGGCGCTGGATGGCGTCCCTGAACTGGGAGGCGTGGTGGATCGCCCTGCCCCTGGTGGTGGCGGAAACCTACAGCCTCATCGACGTCATGCTCTTCGGCATGACCGTGTGGAAACTGAAGATCCGCAAGGGCGCTCCCGCGCCGCCGCACGATGCGACCGTGGACGTCTTCATCACCACTTACAACGAAGACCTGGACATGGTCCTCACCACTGCGCTCGCGGCTCAGAAGATCCGGCACCCGCACAGCACCTGGATCCTGGACGACGGAGCCCGGCCCGAGCTCCAGGCCCTGGCTGAACAGCATGGCCTGGGCTACGTGACCCGCAGCGGGGACTGGACCAAGGACCTCCCCCGCCACGCCAAGGCCGGCAACCTGAACAACGCCCTCATGGTCACCCACGGCGAGTTCCTGCTGATCCTGGACGCGGACCAGATCCCCGAGCCGGACATCCTGGAGAAAACGCTGGGCTACTTCAACAACCGCCGGGTGGCCCTGGTCCAGACACCGCAGTACTTCAGCAACGTCCCCGCCGATGATCCGCTCGGCAGCCAGGCGCCGCTGTTCTACGGCCCCATTCAGCAGGGCAAGGACGGCTGGAACGCCGCCTTCTTCTGCGGTTCCAACGCCATCCTGCGCCGTGAGGCCCTGATGCAGCTGGGCCTGGTGGGGTACGTCAAGGAAACCGAGAAGAGCATCCGCCGCGCCCTGGCCGCCTCCCGTGCAGCCATCAAGCAGGCCCGCAAGTCAGCGGACGTGGACTCACCCCTGGTGGCGGAGGTCCTGGACGAGGTGGAGGCAGCCACCCGCGAAGCCCAGGAGGAAGTGGACGCCGGCAGGCCCCTCGGCGAGGTCACGTACCGGGTCCGCCGCCGGGTGGATGCCGCCGTGCAGACCCTGGTCCAGGCCGACGTCGCCGCACTGCAGGCGGACCTCGAAGAGATCGCCGCCATGGAACTGGCCCACGTGGGCGAGTCCGGCGTCCCGGTGGTGGCTGACGACGCCGTCCAGCGCATGTCCGCCCGCGACTGGTCCCCGCTGGGCGCCCTGGAATCCGTCCAAGCCGTCCTGGATGCCCTGACGGTGGAACGAAGCGACGAAGCCCAGCCGGTGATGCCGCTGGCCACCATCTCCGTCACCGAGGACATGGCCACCGCCATGCGCATGCACGCCATGGGCTGGGAGAGCGTCTACCACCACGAGATCCTGGCCTACGGCCTGGCGCCCGAGGACATCGCCACCATGCTCACCCAGCGCCTCCGCTGGGCGCAGGGCACCATCCAGGTGCTGCTCCGCGAAAACCCTCTGGTCCAGAAGGGCCTCAAGCTGGGCCAGCGCCTGATGTACTTCGCCACCATGTGGACCTACCTCAGCGGGTTCGCGGCGGTCATCTACTTCGCGGCCCCCATCATCTACCTGCTGCTGGGCATCCTGCCGGTCAGCAGCCTGAGCTGGGACTTCTTCATCCGCTTCATCCCGTTCATGGTGGTCAACCAGCTGCTGTTCGCCGTGGCCGGCCGCGGCATCCCCACCTGGCGCGGGCAGCAGTACAGCCTGGCGCTGTTCCCCACCTGGATCAAGGCATGCACGACGGCGGCCCGCAACGTATGGTTCGGCCGTCCCCTTGGGTTTGCGGTCACCCCCAAGGCGCGCCAAAGCGGCGGACCCAGCTGGAGCCTCATCCGGCCCCAGATCGTGGTGTCCATCCTGCTGGCCGTGGCCGCCGCCGTCGGAATCATCCGCCTGGCCACGGGACTGGCGGAACCTCTGGGCACCCTGGTCAACGTTGTTTGGGTGGTCTTTGACCTGGTGGTCATGAGCATCCTGGTCCGCGCCGTGCTCTACAAGGGGTACGAACCGGCCGCAGAACCTGCAAACAGAGAGGAACCCTGA
- a CDS encoding STAS domain-containing protein codes for MEFSYEVKDSYAEVKADGRLNMVSAPKLREFVTDVIAGGSNRIVVNLESTAFMDSSGLGALIGCLKAARQAGGDLRIAAVQPQVNMVLKLTSMDKVLTAYATAEEAFSND; via the coding sequence ATGGAGTTCAGTTACGAGGTCAAAGATTCCTACGCCGAGGTCAAGGCGGACGGGCGGCTCAACATGGTCTCCGCGCCCAAGCTGCGCGAATTCGTTACGGACGTCATTGCCGGTGGCTCCAACCGGATCGTGGTGAACCTGGAAAGCACCGCCTTCATGGACTCCTCCGGGCTGGGCGCGCTGATCGGCTGCCTCAAGGCGGCCCGCCAGGCAGGCGGGGACCTCCGGATCGCCGCGGTGCAGCCACAGGTGAACATGGTCTTGAAGCTGACCAGCATGGACAAGGTCCTCACGGCCTACGCCACGGCTGAAGAGGCGTTCAGCAATGACTGA